The following proteins are encoded in a genomic region of Spirosoma sp. SC4-14:
- a CDS encoding LacI family DNA-binding transcriptional regulator, whose amino-acid sequence MKNTPVTIKDIARSLNISISTVSRALRGMPEIHPDTRKAVMRLAEELDYQPNQLAKNLAKSRTKTIGVIVPNLSYYYFSAMLNSIEESALQAGYSVLVCQTNESYLREITNIQNLIRSQVEGFIISLSRDTDNYEHVERLARKHIPLVLFDRYAESIDASKVIVDNQAAAFKATEHLIENGCRRIGFLAGPPQLLLSNQRIAGYREALAKHGLSVGDQYVAHCDYTQENTIMQALTLMSLPQPPDGVVMISDRVAYPAMYAMSQKGLRIPDDVAIVSFNNEPVSAFFSPALSSVSQPIQEMGSETVRLLLKQLDAADDMPVAKETKVMETQLIVRASSLRSSVR is encoded by the coding sequence ATGAAAAATACACCCGTCACCATCAAGGATATCGCCCGGTCGTTAAATATCTCTATTTCGACCGTTTCGCGGGCGCTGCGGGGAATGCCAGAAATCCATCCCGACACGCGTAAAGCCGTGATGCGGCTGGCCGAAGAACTGGATTACCAGCCCAATCAATTAGCTAAAAATCTGGCCAAAAGCCGAACCAAAACCATCGGGGTCATTGTCCCCAATTTGAGCTACTATTATTTCTCGGCCATGCTCAACAGCATTGAGGAATCGGCGTTGCAGGCTGGGTATAGTGTGCTGGTGTGTCAGACCAACGAATCCTATCTGCGCGAGATCACCAACATTCAGAATCTGATACGAAGCCAGGTGGAAGGGTTTATTATTTCGCTCTCCCGTGATACCGACAACTATGAGCATGTGGAACGACTGGCGCGTAAGCATATTCCGCTTGTGCTGTTCGACCGCTATGCCGAAAGCATCGATGCCTCGAAAGTTATTGTCGACAATCAGGCCGCTGCGTTCAAAGCAACCGAACACCTGATCGAGAACGGTTGTCGCCGGATTGGTTTTCTGGCTGGGCCACCGCAACTGTTGCTCAGCAATCAGCGCATTGCGGGCTACCGGGAGGCTCTGGCCAAACACGGGCTCAGCGTTGGCGACCAATATGTAGCCCATTGCGACTATACGCAGGAAAACACCATCATGCAGGCACTCACCTTGATGAGTCTGCCCCAGCCCCCCGACGGTGTTGTGATGATCAGCGACCGGGTTGCTTACCCGGCCATGTATGCCATGAGCCAGAAAGGGTTACGTATCCCCGACGATGTGGCTATTGTCAGTTTTAACAACGAACCCGTATCGGCTTTTTTCTCACCAGCGCTGAGCAGCGTTAGTCAACCGATTCAGGAAATGGGCTCCGAAACTGTTCGGCTACTGCTCAAACAACTGGATGCCGCCGACGATATGCCTGTCGCCAAAGAAACCAAAGTCATGGAAACGCAACTCATTGTACGAGCCTCTTCGCTTCGGTCGTCGGTTCGGTAA
- a CDS encoding SusC/RagA family TonB-linked outer membrane protein: MSLFSTFTGILKHALAVVLLVGGCMIPTLAQSSRQTRTITGTVTLASDGQPIAGANVLLKGSQTGTVTDKSGQYSITVSSDKAVLVYSFVGHTPHEETVGNRNVINVTLTESNEVLQEVVVTALGIKREERSLGYSVGTVAGKDMTHVVQENVLSSMAGKVSGVQISQTGGAGTSVSMVIRGAKSLSTDNQPLFVVDGVPVANSMSNVSQVAGNGNTVDYGNAISDINPEDVESVSILKGPSAAALYGTRAGNGVVLITTKSGSKNKKMTVNITSNTVFDKPYKFLPMETKYAVGNLPYQPNAQGVIVDQSGTPYTIDESQSQWAGPELDKGYKAIQWNSPTDANGNRVPLPLVSHPNNVKNFVQTGITTNNGISIANSSDKIDYRLSYGNMNSHGIIPNSDLFKNSIAVNSAVKASNKLRISTSIDLSQQKSNNRPASGNGTNPLEAAYDVGPNNDIRDLRNYWVPGQEGLQQLSVSKGNYNNPWFMAYEVKNAFVRNRVFGNLKADWQITPELSLMGMYAMDMYNEKRETKITNSYTKEIHGGAYGINDINQMERNISFLATYKKEIKAFNMTFSLGGNDRYSTNNNVSAGSKSGSGLIIPNLFTLSNVAPTNLNYSSYYLQRGIKSLYALANIGYKDKIYLDITARNDWSSTLPKGNNSYFYPSASLSVLMNELIPMGQQVSLFKLRGGVAQVGNDAAPYSLYNTLTNAGAWGGNLIRLAKSNQILLPTLKPEISTSYEGGVDLNMFQNKLRFTGTYYMQENKNQILPSTIDGASGFSTKNINAGLLVSRGIELSLGGTPIDKNGLRWDITFNFSRNRTIIKELAPGIDKFTFWTAGKGGAWTYVGETVGDMYDAQLVTVTDKSSPYYGYPILTSDGQWNSVGATSARNKIGNYNPKFMLGTQTTISYKGFSLNMNFDWRAGGSFLSQTYRYYESDFHSKRYVESIINPGGRTGDELASWLKANADQYIIPHGNSFPQVGGPTAASGGFSWAGDNGTSNGNFVPGVMAQYDASGNITGYTENLGGPNTVFFGYNDGYAWSFNKAALFDASFVKLREISLSYDIPRSFLKGLKVQNASVGVYSRNIILWTAAKINIDPEMAFQPTTTPGTTGTFMQGVERYNVTPWVIPMGFKLNVTF, from the coding sequence ATGAGTCTCTTTTCTACCTTCACCGGGATACTTAAGCACGCACTGGCAGTTGTTCTGCTGGTAGGCGGGTGCATGATCCCAACGCTGGCTCAATCGTCCAGGCAAACCCGAACGATAACGGGTACAGTTACTTTAGCTTCCGACGGGCAGCCTATTGCGGGAGCTAACGTACTCCTGAAAGGATCACAGACCGGAACCGTTACGGATAAGTCGGGACAGTATTCCATAACCGTCAGCAGCGATAAAGCGGTTCTGGTCTACTCATTCGTTGGGCATACGCCACACGAAGAAACCGTTGGAAACCGGAACGTTATTAATGTTACGCTGACTGAAAGCAACGAGGTGTTGCAGGAAGTAGTTGTAACGGCGCTGGGAATCAAGCGCGAAGAACGTTCGCTGGGTTATTCGGTCGGTACTGTGGCCGGAAAAGACATGACCCATGTGGTGCAGGAGAACGTTCTGAGCTCCATGGCGGGTAAAGTATCGGGTGTGCAAATCAGCCAGACGGGCGGAGCCGGTACGTCGGTCAGTATGGTGATTCGGGGGGCTAAGTCGCTTAGTACAGACAACCAGCCGCTGTTTGTCGTCGATGGAGTACCGGTAGCAAACTCCATGAGCAACGTATCGCAGGTGGCCGGTAATGGCAATACGGTCGATTATGGCAATGCCATTTCGGATATTAACCCCGAAGATGTAGAAAGCGTGTCGATCCTGAAAGGACCCAGTGCGGCTGCTCTATACGGAACGCGGGCCGGTAATGGTGTTGTGCTGATTACGACCAAGAGCGGATCGAAAAACAAAAAAATGACGGTGAACATCACCTCGAATACGGTTTTCGATAAGCCCTATAAATTTCTTCCTATGGAAACCAAATATGCCGTAGGAAACCTTCCCTATCAACCCAATGCCCAGGGGGTCATTGTCGACCAGTCGGGCACTCCATACACCATCGATGAATCGCAATCGCAATGGGCTGGTCCGGAACTGGATAAAGGCTATAAGGCCATTCAGTGGAACAGCCCAACGGATGCGAACGGCAACCGGGTTCCGTTGCCGTTAGTATCGCACCCCAACAACGTGAAGAACTTTGTTCAGACGGGCATTACGACAAACAATGGAATTTCAATTGCCAATAGCTCCGATAAGATCGATTACCGGTTGTCGTATGGCAATATGAATAGCCACGGGATTATCCCCAATTCCGATTTGTTTAAAAATTCCATTGCGGTTAACTCGGCCGTTAAGGCAAGTAATAAACTGAGAATCAGTACCTCGATTGATCTGTCGCAGCAAAAGTCGAACAATCGGCCTGCCAGCGGTAACGGAACCAACCCACTCGAAGCGGCTTATGATGTTGGCCCCAACAACGATATTCGGGATTTGCGGAATTACTGGGTGCCAGGTCAGGAAGGGCTTCAGCAGCTTTCGGTGTCGAAGGGTAATTACAACAACCCCTGGTTTATGGCCTATGAAGTGAAGAACGCCTTTGTTCGTAACCGGGTTTTCGGTAACCTGAAAGCCGATTGGCAGATCACACCCGAACTGAGCCTGATGGGTATGTATGCGATGGATATGTATAACGAAAAGCGGGAAACCAAAATCACGAACAGTTATACGAAAGAAATCCACGGTGGGGCCTACGGGATCAACGATATTAACCAGATGGAGCGCAACATCAGCTTTCTGGCTACCTATAAGAAAGAGATCAAGGCATTTAACATGACTTTCTCGCTGGGTGGTAACGATCGCTATTCGACCAATAATAACGTGTCGGCCGGGAGCAAATCCGGATCGGGACTTATTATTCCGAACCTGTTTACGCTGTCGAACGTGGCACCGACCAATCTGAACTATTCGAGCTATTATTTGCAGCGGGGTATCAAGAGCTTATACGCGCTGGCTAACATTGGCTATAAAGACAAAATCTATCTGGACATTACGGCCCGAAACGACTGGTCGAGTACGCTACCTAAAGGCAACAACAGTTACTTTTATCCGTCGGCATCGTTGAGTGTGCTGATGAACGAACTGATTCCGATGGGGCAGCAGGTGAGTTTGTTTAAACTAAGAGGAGGTGTTGCTCAGGTTGGTAACGATGCCGCTCCCTATAGCCTCTACAACACCCTGACCAATGCCGGTGCCTGGGGTGGAAATCTCATCCGGCTGGCTAAATCGAACCAGATTCTGCTGCCAACGCTGAAGCCCGAAATCTCGACCTCCTATGAAGGCGGTGTCGATCTGAATATGTTCCAGAACAAACTGCGGTTTACGGGTACGTACTACATGCAGGAGAATAAAAACCAGATTTTGCCCAGCACCATCGACGGCGCTTCCGGGTTTTCTACCAAAAATATCAATGCTGGTCTGCTGGTTTCAAGAGGGATTGAACTTTCGCTTGGTGGAACGCCAATCGACAAAAACGGACTTCGCTGGGACATTACCTTTAATTTCTCACGCAACCGGACCATTATTAAGGAGTTGGCGCCGGGTATCGATAAATTCACGTTCTGGACCGCCGGTAAGGGCGGAGCCTGGACCTATGTAGGTGAAACCGTGGGCGATATGTACGACGCACAACTCGTGACCGTTACCGACAAGTCGTCGCCCTACTATGGCTATCCAATTCTGACCTCGGATGGGCAGTGGAATTCTGTAGGAGCCACCAGCGCCCGAAACAAAATCGGGAACTACAATCCGAAATTTATGCTCGGTACGCAAACAACAATCTCCTATAAAGGATTTTCGCTGAACATGAATTTCGACTGGCGGGCCGGTGGGAGCTTCCTGTCGCAAACCTATCGATACTACGAGTCGGACTTTCACTCCAAGCGCTATGTGGAGAGCATCATCAATCCGGGCGGACGCACGGGCGATGAACTGGCAAGCTGGCTGAAAGCCAATGCCGATCAGTATATTATTCCGCATGGCAATTCGTTCCCGCAGGTGGGTGGCCCAACGGCGGCTTCGGGTGGATTTAGCTGGGCGGGCGACAATGGAACCAGCAACGGTAATTTCGTTCCGGGGGTGATGGCTCAGTACGATGCGAGCGGAAACATCACTGGCTATACCGAAAATCTGGGTGGTCCCAACACCGTATTCTTCGGCTACAACGATGGCTATGCATGGTCGTTTAATAAAGCCGCCCTCTTCGACGCATCATTCGTGAAACTCCGCGAAATCTCGCTGTCGTACGATATTCCCCGCTCGTTCCTGAAAGGATTAAAGGTGCAGAACGCATCGGTGGGCGTCTATAGCCGGAACATTATTCTATGGACAGCGGCCAAAATCAATATCGATCCCGAAATGGCCTTCCAGCCAACAACTACCCCTGGCACAACAGGTACGTTTATGCAGGGCGTTGAACGATACAATGTCACACCATGGGTTATTCCAATGGGCTTTAAACTAAACGTGACATTCTAA
- a CDS encoding SusD/RagB family nutrient-binding outer membrane lipoprotein, whose amino-acid sequence MKTRIGKYTASFMLLLTLFFSSCKDITELNVNSNGVVPQNVNPDLILPTVLTEAAKSYLNLGFGDVSGIVQHTQGDAFNSGRDYYDWGQSNSWTSSGSSSGDFYGIQRNNKLLYDRSVALGYEFHQAISLIMKSMIFGLVADLWGDAPYTWANRGEEGTVAAISPAYDSQESIYTAIMADLETANTLLSKNKNSLETVSSTVDVYYGGDPAKWRKFANTLLLRYYMRLSSKKPDVAKAGIEKIVSNPDTYPLITDQADDATMSYPGVTSGVDDWPTNTYFDASGQNYRRVKPCQTLVGALQSLNDPRLAVWAKKVEIPIVIDPTLPPTTDQVVNGVRYFGTAAPALLQTQQIAPVNTNPNYVGLPAGIQSPSTYNANPIVGQASYNPHVSYLNEMYMQPSTSKAPLLKARLASAAEVNFILAEAALKGWAAGDAKTNYYAGIKASLTTWGVSSQYDTYIANKGVVFDGTVKQVITQKWIAGWTAATEAWFDWRRTGFPELKAGPYAKRSVLPVRFYYSIEEQRYNTDNANKAIANLVISQYSQSDDKNSAWSKMWLLDGTSTPW is encoded by the coding sequence ATGAAAACCAGGATTGGTAAATACACAGCCTCCTTTATGCTGTTATTGACTCTGTTCTTTTCCTCCTGTAAGGATATAACGGAGTTAAATGTCAACTCTAACGGGGTTGTACCACAAAACGTTAACCCCGACCTTATTTTGCCAACGGTGCTTACCGAAGCGGCTAAATCCTATCTGAACCTCGGGTTTGGCGATGTTTCGGGGATTGTGCAACACACGCAGGGCGATGCGTTTAACTCGGGTCGTGATTATTATGACTGGGGGCAGAGTAATTCGTGGACCTCGTCGGGTTCATCATCGGGTGATTTCTACGGGATTCAACGCAACAACAAACTGCTCTACGACCGGTCGGTGGCGCTTGGGTATGAATTTCACCAGGCGATTTCGTTGATTATGAAGTCGATGATTTTTGGCCTGGTTGCCGATTTATGGGGCGATGCTCCTTATACCTGGGCAAACCGGGGCGAAGAAGGAACAGTAGCAGCCATTTCGCCAGCCTACGATAGTCAGGAAAGTATCTATACGGCTATTATGGCTGATCTGGAAACGGCAAACACGTTGTTGTCGAAAAATAAAAATTCGCTGGAAACGGTGTCCAGCACTGTTGATGTGTATTATGGTGGCGATCCGGCCAAATGGCGCAAATTTGCCAACACGCTGCTGCTGCGCTATTACATGCGGCTATCGTCGAAAAAGCCTGATGTGGCCAAAGCCGGTATCGAAAAAATTGTAAGCAACCCCGATACCTATCCGCTGATTACGGATCAGGCCGATGATGCTACGATGAGCTATCCGGGCGTAACGTCGGGTGTCGATGACTGGCCAACCAATACTTATTTCGATGCGAGTGGTCAGAACTACCGTCGGGTAAAACCCTGTCAGACGCTGGTAGGGGCATTGCAAAGCCTGAACGACCCCCGGCTGGCAGTATGGGCCAAGAAAGTAGAGATCCCAATTGTGATTGACCCAACCTTGCCGCCAACCACCGATCAGGTCGTTAACGGGGTTCGGTATTTTGGGACAGCCGCACCGGCTCTGCTGCAAACGCAGCAAATTGCGCCGGTCAATACCAACCCGAATTACGTAGGACTTCCGGCGGGTATTCAGTCGCCATCGACCTATAATGCCAACCCTATTGTGGGGCAGGCATCCTATAACCCGCACGTGTCGTATCTGAACGAGATGTATATGCAGCCTTCTACCAGTAAAGCGCCGTTGCTGAAAGCGCGGCTGGCATCGGCGGCCGAAGTTAATTTTATTCTGGCCGAAGCGGCACTGAAAGGCTGGGCGGCTGGCGATGCCAAAACCAATTATTATGCAGGCATTAAAGCATCACTTACAACCTGGGGTGTAAGCAGTCAGTACGATACCTACATTGCAAATAAAGGAGTTGTGTTCGATGGAACCGTTAAGCAGGTGATCACTCAAAAATGGATTGCTGGCTGGACTGCCGCCACCGAAGCCTGGTTCGATTGGCGTCGGACGGGTTTCCCCGAATTAAAAGCGGGTCCCTATGCCAAACGGTCGGTGTTGCCGGTGCGGTTCTATTATTCCATTGAAGAGCAGCGGTATAATACCGATAACGCCAATAAGGCAATTGCCAACCTGGTTATATCGCAGTATTCGCAGTCTGATGATAAAAATAGTGCCTGGTCGAAAATGTGGTTGCTTGATGGAACAAGTACTCCGTGGTAG
- a CDS encoding purine nucleoside permease has product MNRFLQCLFLLVSIHGYSQRVPASPIPVRVVVVTMFEIGNDTGDRPGEFQYWVERLPLTQIISFPQGYRNLRYNPEKQILGICTGMGTARSAASIMALGMDPRFDLSHAYWLVAGIAGIDPQDGSAGSAAWAEWLVDGDLAHEIDPREMPKDWSTGYLPLRRAKPYEQPVQDNDFTVAMHLNPDLVNWAYRLTKDQKLADSDMLQKMRSAYRDYPEAQKPPRVMMGDHIAAMTFWHGKYLNDWANDWVSYWTQGKGNFVTSAMEDTGTGQSLQWLANAKKVDFNRYMVLRTASNYTMQPSGLTAAENLTNGGKEVGERYTAYIPALEAAYSVGNVVVEKLISNWALYKNTIPGK; this is encoded by the coding sequence ATGAATCGATTTTTACAGTGTCTGTTCTTGCTGGTGAGCATTCATGGCTATAGCCAGCGTGTACCTGCTTCGCCTATTCCTGTTCGGGTTGTTGTCGTAACCATGTTTGAAATTGGCAACGACACAGGCGACCGACCCGGTGAATTTCAGTACTGGGTCGAACGGCTCCCACTGACGCAAATAATTTCGTTTCCGCAGGGATACCGGAATCTTCGCTATAACCCCGAAAAGCAGATACTGGGAATTTGTACCGGCATGGGAACCGCCCGGTCGGCCGCTTCGATTATGGCCCTGGGGATGGACCCTCGTTTTGACCTGTCTCATGCCTACTGGCTCGTGGCGGGTATTGCCGGTATCGATCCGCAGGATGGCAGTGCAGGGTCGGCGGCCTGGGCCGAATGGCTGGTCGATGGGGATCTGGCGCACGAAATCGATCCGCGCGAAATGCCGAAAGACTGGTCGACGGGCTATCTGCCACTGCGTCGGGCAAAACCTTATGAGCAACCTGTTCAGGACAATGACTTTACGGTGGCTATGCACCTGAACCCCGATCTTGTAAACTGGGCATATCGCTTAACCAAAGATCAGAAACTGGCCGATTCCGATATGCTTCAGAAGATGCGTTCGGCCTATCGGGATTATCCTGAAGCACAAAAACCGCCCCGGGTGATGATGGGCGATCACATTGCCGCCATGACCTTCTGGCACGGTAAATACCTGAACGACTGGGCAAACGACTGGGTTAGCTACTGGACGCAGGGCAAGGGCAACTTTGTGACATCGGCTATGGAAGACACCGGAACGGGGCAGTCGCTGCAATGGCTTGCCAATGCGAAAAAGGTTGATTTTAATCGATACATGGTGCTGCGTACGGCCAGTAACTATACCATGCAACCGTCTGGTCTGACAGCCGCGGAGAATCTGACAAATGGCGGCAAAGAAGTGGGTGAGCGCTATACCGCCTATATCCCGGCGCTCGAAGCGGCCTATAGTGTAGGAAATGTAGTCGTTGAAAAACTGATTTCGAACTGGGCGCTTTACAAAAACACCATTCCCGGAAAATAG
- a CDS encoding nucleoside hydrolase encodes MPKQILMDHDGAIDDLLSQLLVLTMSDAELIGVTVTPADCYIEPALESAYKLLQLMGNESVPLGRGDYYGINAFPSEWRARPEIINALPMLINLPKSPDPYGYLSAPDLIIDRLSSAPGKVTVLMTGPCSNLVLAMEKAPELTAKIEEVVWMAGAFRVSGNVQTFQHDGSAEWNVFWDPISSQKLMEYELPLTLIPLDVTNHVPVTKPFLSALASQIDYPLSNLTGQFWALTLDTIPGYYYTYFMWDILATSYLAIPDQFKTEMVKARVSTRPPNAGQTYLDDTGYTLKMATDVNVAVFYDYILTQFRQ; translated from the coding sequence ATGCCTAAACAGATTTTGATGGATCATGACGGAGCAATAGACGATTTATTGTCGCAGTTGCTCGTTCTGACAATGTCCGATGCCGAATTGATTGGGGTTACCGTAACGCCTGCCGACTGCTATATCGAACCTGCCCTCGAATCGGCCTATAAGCTATTGCAATTGATGGGTAACGAGTCTGTTCCTTTGGGACGGGGCGATTATTATGGCATCAATGCATTCCCGAGCGAGTGGCGTGCCCGACCCGAAATTATCAATGCGCTGCCAATGCTCATCAACCTGCCGAAATCACCTGATCCGTATGGGTATCTATCGGCCCCCGACCTGATTATCGACCGGCTGTCGTCGGCACCGGGCAAGGTGACGGTGCTGATGACGGGACCATGTTCCAATCTGGTGCTGGCCATGGAAAAAGCACCGGAACTGACAGCGAAAATCGAAGAGGTTGTCTGGATGGCGGGCGCGTTTCGGGTGAGTGGTAATGTGCAGACGTTTCAGCACGATGGCAGCGCCGAATGGAATGTGTTCTGGGACCCGATCAGTTCGCAAAAGCTGATGGAATATGAACTACCACTGACACTTATTCCGCTGGATGTGACAAACCATGTACCTGTTACGAAACCGTTTCTGTCGGCGCTGGCGTCGCAGATCGACTACCCCTTGTCGAACCTGACGGGGCAGTTCTGGGCGTTAACCCTCGATACGATACCGGGCTATTATTACACCTATTTCATGTGGGACATTCTGGCCACAAGTTATTTGGCTATTCCTGATCAGTTCAAAACCGAGATGGTAAAAGCACGCGTGAGCACGCGCCCGCCCAATGCCGGGCAAACCTATCTGGACGATACGGGCTATACACTGAAAATGGCTACTGATGTGAACGTTGCGGTTTTTTACGACTATATCCTGACGCAGTTCAGGCAGTAG
- a CDS encoding T9SS type A sorting domain-containing protein, with translation MKKVLFLMLGLVAGTASFATSTPEKNTVSQNRVVMTADHKIKLFVQPTQSKGELAIVDTKGQKLFNETVALQKGLHQQFDFSGLSTGTYQLKLTTGNQTITKTFVVQADPNASFIMQEAE, from the coding sequence ATGAAAAAAGTACTTTTTTTGATGCTGGGTCTGGTAGCCGGAACCGCTTCGTTTGCAACCTCTACTCCTGAGAAAAATACAGTTTCTCAAAACCGTGTGGTTATGACAGCCGATCATAAAATCAAGCTATTTGTTCAGCCGACACAGTCGAAAGGCGAACTGGCCATTGTGGATACGAAAGGACAAAAACTGTTCAACGAAACAGTTGCTCTACAGAAAGGGTTACATCAACAGTTTGATTTTTCGGGCTTAAGCACCGGTACTTACCAACTGAAATTGACCACCGGCAATCAGACAATCACCAAGACGTTTGTGGTCCAGGCTGACCCAAACGCGAGTTTTATCATGCAGGAAGCCGAATAA